The Lycium barbarum isolate Lr01 chromosome 10, ASM1917538v2, whole genome shotgun sequence genome includes a region encoding these proteins:
- the LOC132613977 gene encoding uncharacterized protein LOC132613977 isoform X4, whose amino-acid sequence MEKKHLSSIADDVICRCAQKLDTSVDKLVHEFEAGWEPDMEGYSRRLVEFCCSKALTDMCSKLEDSIDNGDFMRFTFDMMLAWKMPSSEAEETHGVNESLAKEKEDKKVVSEMPQEQDDIPLFYSDLLPFLVNHKPSVGEDAFLWLATLVNLAADFVNGRCTFETLTAPTENRLHFPAYYIFLKEIIKCIKHLQKQATPTGVEMADDEFIIHVEGTASSQRIVRHIGGTSWPGRLTLTNYALYFEESGVISYKDALKLNLSEDFEQSVKTAATGPWGAPLFDKAIVYDSSELEEAVLLEFPEMTSSTRRDHWLALIKEIILLHRFLRKFKVDSPLGSWEMHSRTILGIIRLHAAREMLRISPPIPKNFLIFDFLDELPKGDYVLEELAESLKKVDAGHPCSASSILRSLNISLLSVPTEASKETDDNSRLAVQTDDVSSLGNAIDQAREEAKEIEKAKATVRELKGEGMGNSIQVLMRVGWQSNSSSPISDSCYDAVGKTKRGTR is encoded by the exons GAAGTTGGACACCTCTGTGGATAAACTAGTGCATGAATTTGAGGCTGGATGGGAGCCTGACATGGAGGGATATTCGAGGAGGTTAGTCGAGTTTTGCTGCTCCAAGGCCCTCACAGATATGTGTAGTAAGTTAGAGGATTCAATCGACAATGGTGATTTTATGCGGTTCACGTTTGATATGATGCTGGCGTGGAAAATGCCTAGTTCAGAAGCAGAAGAGACACATGGAGTTAAT GAGTCGTTGGcgaaagaaaaagaagataaaaaAGTGGTCTCTGAGATGCCTCAGGAACAAGATGATATTCCTTTGTTCTACTCGGATCTCTTGCCGTTCCTT GTTAACCATAAACCAAGTGTTGGAGAGGATGCTTTCTTGTGGCTGGCGACACTTGTAAATTTAGCAGCTGATTTTGTTAATGGAAGATGTACTTTCGAGACTCTGACAGCACCTACAGAAAATCGACTGCATTTTCCTGCTTATTACATATTCTTGAAGGAGATTATAAA GTGCATAAAGCATTTGCAGAAACAAGCAACTCCGACAGGTGTGGAGATGGCAGATGACGAGTTTATAATACACGTGGAAGGAACTGCAAGTTCACAAAGAATAGTGCGCCATATTGGAGGGACAAGTTGGCCTG GTAGGCTGACATTAACAAACTATGCCCTGTACTTTGAGGAATCTGGAGTCATCTCTTACAAAGATGCTCTTAAGCTCAACCTTTCGGAAGACTTCGAGCAGAGTGTCAAAACTGCTGCTACAGGTCCGTGGGGTGCTCCGCTCTTTGACAAGGCCATAGTATATGACTCTTCTGAATT GGAAGAAGCTGTTCTCTTGGAATTTCCAGAAATGACAAGTTCAACAAGGCGCGACCATTGGCTTGCTCTTATAAAGGAGATAATATTATTGCATCGGTTTTTACGGAAGTTTAAGGTCGATTCACCTTTGGGGTCATGGGAGATGCACTCAAGGACAATACTAGGAATTATAAGGCTTCATGCAGCTAGAGAAATGCTTAGGATATCGCCACCAATTCCCAAGAATTTCTTAATTTTTGATTTTCTTGACGAGTTGCCGAAGGGAGATTATGTGCTTGAAGAGCTTGCCGAGAGTTTGAAGAAAGTAGACGCTGGACATCCTTGTAGCGCTAGCTCAATCTTGAGAAGCCTGAATATCTCCCTATTGTCTGTTCCCACCGAAGCATCCAAAGAAACTGATGATAATAGCCGCCTCGCTGTCCAAACGGACGATGTCTCATCATTGGGGAATGCTATTGATCAAGCACGAGAGGAAGCAAAGGAAATTGAAAAGGCGAAAGCTACTGTTCGGGAGCTGAAAGGGGAAGGAATGGGGAATAGTATCCAGGTTCTTATG AGAGTGGGTTGGCAAAGCAATAGCAGCTCTCCTATTAGCGACAGTTGCTACGATGCTGTGGGCAAGACAAAGAGGGGTACTAGATAA
- the LOC132613977 gene encoding uncharacterized protein LOC132613977 isoform X3 has protein sequence MCPLDTSVDKLVHEFEAGWEPDMEGYSRRLVEFCCSKALTDMCSKLEDSIDNGDFMRFTFDMMLAWKMPSSEAEETHGVNESLAKEKEDKKVVSEMPQEQDDIPLFYSDLLPFLVNHKPSVGEDAFLWLATLVNLAADFVNGRCTFETLTAPTENRLHFPAYYIFLKEIIKCIKHLQKQATPTGVEMADDEFIIHVEGTASSQRIVRHIGGTSWPGRLTLTNYALYFEESGVISYKDALKLNLSEDFEQSVKTAATGPWGAPLFDKAIVYDSSELEEAVLLEFPEMTSSTRRDHWLALIKEIILLHRFLRKFKVDSPLGSWEMHSRTILGIIRLHAAREMLRISPPIPKNFLIFDFLDELPKGDYVLEELAESLKKVDAGHPCSASSILRSLNISLLSVPTEASKETDDNSRLAVQTDDVSSLGNAIDQAREEAKEIEKAKATVRELKGEGMGNSIQVLMGLIKPFGRLVPYLQEVFTWERPVCTSIFVVTALIVIYTEWVGKAIAALLLATVATMLWARQRGVLDKGNKIFIYTGSDQTTMESIVSAQHGLRNVYDLVQRMNIVLLKIWSIFVSKAPKHADLVMVAMVGAAVILAVVPLKFILMALTLCPFVATSKIGKYMENEKLNRRMKEWWDSIPVVPVEFLEKIADS, from the exons TTGGACACCTCTGTGGATAAACTAGTGCATGAATTTGAGGCTGGATGGGAGCCTGACATGGAGGGATATTCGAGGAGGTTAGTCGAGTTTTGCTGCTCCAAGGCCCTCACAGATATGTGTAGTAAGTTAGAGGATTCAATCGACAATGGTGATTTTATGCGGTTCACGTTTGATATGATGCTGGCGTGGAAAATGCCTAGTTCAGAAGCAGAAGAGACACATGGAGTTAAT GAGTCGTTGGcgaaagaaaaagaagataaaaaAGTGGTCTCTGAGATGCCTCAGGAACAAGATGATATTCCTTTGTTCTACTCGGATCTCTTGCCGTTCCTT GTTAACCATAAACCAAGTGTTGGAGAGGATGCTTTCTTGTGGCTGGCGACACTTGTAAATTTAGCAGCTGATTTTGTTAATGGAAGATGTACTTTCGAGACTCTGACAGCACCTACAGAAAATCGACTGCATTTTCCTGCTTATTACATATTCTTGAAGGAGATTATAAA GTGCATAAAGCATTTGCAGAAACAAGCAACTCCGACAGGTGTGGAGATGGCAGATGACGAGTTTATAATACACGTGGAAGGAACTGCAAGTTCACAAAGAATAGTGCGCCATATTGGAGGGACAAGTTGGCCTG GTAGGCTGACATTAACAAACTATGCCCTGTACTTTGAGGAATCTGGAGTCATCTCTTACAAAGATGCTCTTAAGCTCAACCTTTCGGAAGACTTCGAGCAGAGTGTCAAAACTGCTGCTACAGGTCCGTGGGGTGCTCCGCTCTTTGACAAGGCCATAGTATATGACTCTTCTGAATT GGAAGAAGCTGTTCTCTTGGAATTTCCAGAAATGACAAGTTCAACAAGGCGCGACCATTGGCTTGCTCTTATAAAGGAGATAATATTATTGCATCGGTTTTTACGGAAGTTTAAGGTCGATTCACCTTTGGGGTCATGGGAGATGCACTCAAGGACAATACTAGGAATTATAAGGCTTCATGCAGCTAGAGAAATGCTTAGGATATCGCCACCAATTCCCAAGAATTTCTTAATTTTTGATTTTCTTGACGAGTTGCCGAAGGGAGATTATGTGCTTGAAGAGCTTGCCGAGAGTTTGAAGAAAGTAGACGCTGGACATCCTTGTAGCGCTAGCTCAATCTTGAGAAGCCTGAATATCTCCCTATTGTCTGTTCCCACCGAAGCATCCAAAGAAACTGATGATAATAGCCGCCTCGCTGTCCAAACGGACGATGTCTCATCATTGGGGAATGCTATTGATCAAGCACGAGAGGAAGCAAAGGAAATTGAAAAGGCGAAAGCTACTGTTCGGGAGCTGAAAGGGGAAGGAATGGGGAATAGTATCCAGGTTCTTATG GGTCTTATCAAACCGTTCGGGAGGTTAGTGCCTTACCTTCAAGAGGTATTTACATGGGAAAGACCTGTATGCACTTCCATTTTTGTGGTGACAGCACTCATAGTCATTTACAC AGAGTGGGTTGGCAAAGCAATAGCAGCTCTCCTATTAGCGACAGTTGCTACGATGCTGTGGGCAAGACAAAGAGGGGTACTAGATAAGGGAAATAAAATATTTATCTACACTGGATCTGATCAGACAACGATGGAAAGCATAGTGTCAGCACAACACGGACTAAGAAATGTTTATGACTTGGTTCAGAGAATGAACATTGTACTACTGAAAATCTGGTCCATATTCGTTTCAAAAGCTCCAAAG CATGCAGATTTGGTAATGGTAGCAATGGTTGGTGCTGCGGTGATATTAGCGGTGGTTCCTTTGAAGTTTATCCTTATGGCTTTGACGTTGTGCCCCTTTGTGGCAACATCAAAGATTGGGAAATACATggaaaatgagaaactaaatcGGAGAATGAAGGAGTGGTGGGACTCTATACCTGTAGTCCCTGTCGAATTTTTGGAAAAGATAGCTGATTCATAA
- the LOC132613977 gene encoding uncharacterized protein LOC132613977 isoform X1: MEKKHLSSIADDVICRCAQKLDTSVDKLVHEFEAGWEPDMEGYSRRLVEFCCSKALTDMCSKLEDSIDNGDFMRFTFDMMLAWKMPSSEAEETHGVNESLAKEKEDKKVVSEMPQEQDDIPLFYSDLLPFLVNHKPSVGEDAFLWLATLVNLAADFVNGRCTFETLTAPTENRLHFPAYYIFLKEIIKCIKHLQKQATPTGVEMADDEFIIHVEGTASSQRIVRHIGGTSWPGRLTLTNYALYFEESGVISYKDALKLNLSEDFEQSVKTAATGPWGAPLFDKAIVYDSSELEEAVLLEFPEMTSSTRRDHWLALIKEIILLHRFLRKFKVDSPLGSWEMHSRTILGIIRLHAAREMLRISPPIPKNFLIFDFLDELPKGDYVLEELAESLKKVDAGHPCSASSILRSLNISLLSVPTEASKETDDNSRLAVQTDDVSSLGNAIDQAREEAKEIEKAKATVRELKGEGMGNSIQVLMGLIKPFGRLVPYLQEVFTWERPVCTSIFVVTALIVIYTEWVGKAIAALLLATVATMLWARQRGVLDKGNKIFIYTGSDQTTMESIVSAQHGLRNVYDLVQRMNIVLLKIWSIFVSKAPKHADLVMVAMVGAAVILAVVPLKFILMALTLCPFVATSKIGKYMENEKLNRRMKEWWDSIPVVPVEFLEKIADS; the protein is encoded by the exons GAAGTTGGACACCTCTGTGGATAAACTAGTGCATGAATTTGAGGCTGGATGGGAGCCTGACATGGAGGGATATTCGAGGAGGTTAGTCGAGTTTTGCTGCTCCAAGGCCCTCACAGATATGTGTAGTAAGTTAGAGGATTCAATCGACAATGGTGATTTTATGCGGTTCACGTTTGATATGATGCTGGCGTGGAAAATGCCTAGTTCAGAAGCAGAAGAGACACATGGAGTTAAT GAGTCGTTGGcgaaagaaaaagaagataaaaaAGTGGTCTCTGAGATGCCTCAGGAACAAGATGATATTCCTTTGTTCTACTCGGATCTCTTGCCGTTCCTT GTTAACCATAAACCAAGTGTTGGAGAGGATGCTTTCTTGTGGCTGGCGACACTTGTAAATTTAGCAGCTGATTTTGTTAATGGAAGATGTACTTTCGAGACTCTGACAGCACCTACAGAAAATCGACTGCATTTTCCTGCTTATTACATATTCTTGAAGGAGATTATAAA GTGCATAAAGCATTTGCAGAAACAAGCAACTCCGACAGGTGTGGAGATGGCAGATGACGAGTTTATAATACACGTGGAAGGAACTGCAAGTTCACAAAGAATAGTGCGCCATATTGGAGGGACAAGTTGGCCTG GTAGGCTGACATTAACAAACTATGCCCTGTACTTTGAGGAATCTGGAGTCATCTCTTACAAAGATGCTCTTAAGCTCAACCTTTCGGAAGACTTCGAGCAGAGTGTCAAAACTGCTGCTACAGGTCCGTGGGGTGCTCCGCTCTTTGACAAGGCCATAGTATATGACTCTTCTGAATT GGAAGAAGCTGTTCTCTTGGAATTTCCAGAAATGACAAGTTCAACAAGGCGCGACCATTGGCTTGCTCTTATAAAGGAGATAATATTATTGCATCGGTTTTTACGGAAGTTTAAGGTCGATTCACCTTTGGGGTCATGGGAGATGCACTCAAGGACAATACTAGGAATTATAAGGCTTCATGCAGCTAGAGAAATGCTTAGGATATCGCCACCAATTCCCAAGAATTTCTTAATTTTTGATTTTCTTGACGAGTTGCCGAAGGGAGATTATGTGCTTGAAGAGCTTGCCGAGAGTTTGAAGAAAGTAGACGCTGGACATCCTTGTAGCGCTAGCTCAATCTTGAGAAGCCTGAATATCTCCCTATTGTCTGTTCCCACCGAAGCATCCAAAGAAACTGATGATAATAGCCGCCTCGCTGTCCAAACGGACGATGTCTCATCATTGGGGAATGCTATTGATCAAGCACGAGAGGAAGCAAAGGAAATTGAAAAGGCGAAAGCTACTGTTCGGGAGCTGAAAGGGGAAGGAATGGGGAATAGTATCCAGGTTCTTATG GGTCTTATCAAACCGTTCGGGAGGTTAGTGCCTTACCTTCAAGAGGTATTTACATGGGAAAGACCTGTATGCACTTCCATTTTTGTGGTGACAGCACTCATAGTCATTTACAC AGAGTGGGTTGGCAAAGCAATAGCAGCTCTCCTATTAGCGACAGTTGCTACGATGCTGTGGGCAAGACAAAGAGGGGTACTAGATAAGGGAAATAAAATATTTATCTACACTGGATCTGATCAGACAACGATGGAAAGCATAGTGTCAGCACAACACGGACTAAGAAATGTTTATGACTTGGTTCAGAGAATGAACATTGTACTACTGAAAATCTGGTCCATATTCGTTTCAAAAGCTCCAAAG CATGCAGATTTGGTAATGGTAGCAATGGTTGGTGCTGCGGTGATATTAGCGGTGGTTCCTTTGAAGTTTATCCTTATGGCTTTGACGTTGTGCCCCTTTGTGGCAACATCAAAGATTGGGAAATACATggaaaatgagaaactaaatcGGAGAATGAAGGAGTGGTGGGACTCTATACCTGTAGTCCCTGTCGAATTTTTGGAAAAGATAGCTGATTCATAA
- the LOC132613977 gene encoding uncharacterized protein LOC132613977 isoform X2: MEKKHLSSIADDVICRCAQKLDTSVDKLVHEFEAGWEPDMEGYSRRLVEFCCSKALTDMCSKLEDSIDNGDFMRFTFDMMLAWKMPSSEAEETHGESLAKEKEDKKVVSEMPQEQDDIPLFYSDLLPFLVNHKPSVGEDAFLWLATLVNLAADFVNGRCTFETLTAPTENRLHFPAYYIFLKEIIKCIKHLQKQATPTGVEMADDEFIIHVEGTASSQRIVRHIGGTSWPGRLTLTNYALYFEESGVISYKDALKLNLSEDFEQSVKTAATGPWGAPLFDKAIVYDSSELEEAVLLEFPEMTSSTRRDHWLALIKEIILLHRFLRKFKVDSPLGSWEMHSRTILGIIRLHAAREMLRISPPIPKNFLIFDFLDELPKGDYVLEELAESLKKVDAGHPCSASSILRSLNISLLSVPTEASKETDDNSRLAVQTDDVSSLGNAIDQAREEAKEIEKAKATVRELKGEGMGNSIQVLMGLIKPFGRLVPYLQEVFTWERPVCTSIFVVTALIVIYTEWVGKAIAALLLATVATMLWARQRGVLDKGNKIFIYTGSDQTTMESIVSAQHGLRNVYDLVQRMNIVLLKIWSIFVSKAPKHADLVMVAMVGAAVILAVVPLKFILMALTLCPFVATSKIGKYMENEKLNRRMKEWWDSIPVVPVEFLEKIADS, from the exons GAAGTTGGACACCTCTGTGGATAAACTAGTGCATGAATTTGAGGCTGGATGGGAGCCTGACATGGAGGGATATTCGAGGAGGTTAGTCGAGTTTTGCTGCTCCAAGGCCCTCACAGATATGTGTAGTAAGTTAGAGGATTCAATCGACAATGGTGATTTTATGCGGTTCACGTTTGATATGATGCTGGCGTGGAAAATGCCTAGTTCAGAAGCAGAAGAGACACATGGA GAGTCGTTGGcgaaagaaaaagaagataaaaaAGTGGTCTCTGAGATGCCTCAGGAACAAGATGATATTCCTTTGTTCTACTCGGATCTCTTGCCGTTCCTT GTTAACCATAAACCAAGTGTTGGAGAGGATGCTTTCTTGTGGCTGGCGACACTTGTAAATTTAGCAGCTGATTTTGTTAATGGAAGATGTACTTTCGAGACTCTGACAGCACCTACAGAAAATCGACTGCATTTTCCTGCTTATTACATATTCTTGAAGGAGATTATAAA GTGCATAAAGCATTTGCAGAAACAAGCAACTCCGACAGGTGTGGAGATGGCAGATGACGAGTTTATAATACACGTGGAAGGAACTGCAAGTTCACAAAGAATAGTGCGCCATATTGGAGGGACAAGTTGGCCTG GTAGGCTGACATTAACAAACTATGCCCTGTACTTTGAGGAATCTGGAGTCATCTCTTACAAAGATGCTCTTAAGCTCAACCTTTCGGAAGACTTCGAGCAGAGTGTCAAAACTGCTGCTACAGGTCCGTGGGGTGCTCCGCTCTTTGACAAGGCCATAGTATATGACTCTTCTGAATT GGAAGAAGCTGTTCTCTTGGAATTTCCAGAAATGACAAGTTCAACAAGGCGCGACCATTGGCTTGCTCTTATAAAGGAGATAATATTATTGCATCGGTTTTTACGGAAGTTTAAGGTCGATTCACCTTTGGGGTCATGGGAGATGCACTCAAGGACAATACTAGGAATTATAAGGCTTCATGCAGCTAGAGAAATGCTTAGGATATCGCCACCAATTCCCAAGAATTTCTTAATTTTTGATTTTCTTGACGAGTTGCCGAAGGGAGATTATGTGCTTGAAGAGCTTGCCGAGAGTTTGAAGAAAGTAGACGCTGGACATCCTTGTAGCGCTAGCTCAATCTTGAGAAGCCTGAATATCTCCCTATTGTCTGTTCCCACCGAAGCATCCAAAGAAACTGATGATAATAGCCGCCTCGCTGTCCAAACGGACGATGTCTCATCATTGGGGAATGCTATTGATCAAGCACGAGAGGAAGCAAAGGAAATTGAAAAGGCGAAAGCTACTGTTCGGGAGCTGAAAGGGGAAGGAATGGGGAATAGTATCCAGGTTCTTATG GGTCTTATCAAACCGTTCGGGAGGTTAGTGCCTTACCTTCAAGAGGTATTTACATGGGAAAGACCTGTATGCACTTCCATTTTTGTGGTGACAGCACTCATAGTCATTTACAC AGAGTGGGTTGGCAAAGCAATAGCAGCTCTCCTATTAGCGACAGTTGCTACGATGCTGTGGGCAAGACAAAGAGGGGTACTAGATAAGGGAAATAAAATATTTATCTACACTGGATCTGATCAGACAACGATGGAAAGCATAGTGTCAGCACAACACGGACTAAGAAATGTTTATGACTTGGTTCAGAGAATGAACATTGTACTACTGAAAATCTGGTCCATATTCGTTTCAAAAGCTCCAAAG CATGCAGATTTGGTAATGGTAGCAATGGTTGGTGCTGCGGTGATATTAGCGGTGGTTCCTTTGAAGTTTATCCTTATGGCTTTGACGTTGTGCCCCTTTGTGGCAACATCAAAGATTGGGAAATACATggaaaatgagaaactaaatcGGAGAATGAAGGAGTGGTGGGACTCTATACCTGTAGTCCCTGTCGAATTTTTGGAAAAGATAGCTGATTCATAA